In Beijerinckia indica subsp. indica ATCC 9039, the genomic window AGGCCGCAGAGGAAATGTTTTCTGCTGCCCGCGAGAAGATTGAGGTTCTGCATCCCCTGCACATGGATATTCCCCCGACCGGCCTGTCGCCCGGCAAGGTAGTGCTGCGGCTCGACAATGTGACCGGGGGATATGATGCCGACCGCCCCATCATCCGCGATCTGTCGCTGACCATCATCGGCCCTGAGCGTGTTGTCATCGCCGGGCCGAACGGCAGCGGCAAGACGACGCTTCTCAGGCTGATCACCGGCCAGCTGACCCCGCAACGCGGCGGGGTGGACCTCATGGTCCCCTCTGCCTTGCTGGATCAGCATGTGGAGCTGCTTGATCCCGCTCAGTCCTTGCGCGAGAATTTTCTGCGCCTGAACACCTCAGCGGATGCGCATATGGCCCATGCGGCACTTGCCCGTTTCGGTTTCCGCGCGGCGGATGCCTTGCACCGGGCGGGCAATCTGAGCGGGGGCGAGCGTCTGCGCGCGGGTCTCGCCTGCGCCCTCGGGGCCACACCTGCCCCCATGCTACTGATCCTAGACGAGCCAACCAATCATCTTGATCTGGACGGCATCGCGGCGCTGGAGGCCGCACTGACAGCCTATGATGGTGCGGTGCTGGTGGTCAGCCATGACGAGGCATTTCTGAAAACCCTCGCCCCGAACAGAACCATTGAATTGCAGGGATGACGGCTTTGTACCGCAATGGATGTGCTCCAGGTAAGCCGGACCTTCACATTATGAATTGCTGCTGATTACTGAAATGATGGTGAGCTTGTTATTATTTTAGGTGTGATCAAACATAAGGTTTCCGCCTTCTCAAAAGCGCCAGAGAGGTGCGGGTTGGGGAGCGGGTTTGAGTGTAAGCGGCAGTCCAGCGCTGACCAGGACGACACCCTCGCAGACTTGCGCAAGAGCCTGATTGAGCCGGCCTTGCGCATCACGAAACTTTCGCGCCAGGGCATTGTCCGGGACAATGCCCTGGCCGACCTCATTGGAGACAATGATCAAGGGGCCTGACAGTTTGAGAATCGTGGCCGTGAGATTGGCAACGGCTGTGTCGATTTCGGCTTCATGGAAAAACAGATTGCTGAGCCAGAGCGTCGCGCAATCCACGAGCAGAATGGAGGCGGGATGGGCGTTCTGCTCAAGGGTTTCACACAGAGCGAGAGGCGTTTCGACAAGCCCCCAGAGGGGACCGCGTTCACTCTTGTGGCGGGCTATGCGTTCGGCCATTTCCGCATCATGGGCCTCGGCCGTGGCGATCATCACCGGCCGCAAGCCGGAGGTTTCTGCCAGTCTTTGTGCGTAAAAACTCTTGCCGGAGCGTGCGCCGCCGAGAATAAACAGACTGCGGATGGGAGAGGCCGGGAAGGGATTCATGTAAACCGGAAAGGAACGAAATCGCGGCGGTCCGGATCGACGAGAAGGCCGCGATCGATCGGCGGCGCTGCCCGTTGCGGACAATCGGTGCGTTCGCAGATACGGCAACTGACACCGATCTTGGCGACCGGAGTGGTTTTTAGATCGATGGCGTCGGAATAGACAACATCATGCGCATAGCTGATCTCGCATCCAATGCCGAGCGCGTAATGACGGGGTTGCGCGAGATGGCTGCCAACCGATTTGGTGGCTGAACGGGCGACACACAAATAGCGCACGCCATCCGGCATTTCGGCGATCTGGACCAAGGTGCGGTTCGGCATTTCGAATGCCTCATGCACATTCCATAAAGGACAGGTGCCACCGAAACGAGCAAATTGGAAACGCGTCGATGAATGACGTTTCAGAATATTTCCCGCCCGATCGATGCGCACGAAATAGAAAGGGACACCGCGCGCATTCGGCCTTTGCAGGGTGGACAGACGATGGCCGATCTGTTCGAAACTCGCACCGAACATCAAGCAGAGGCGTTCGACATCATAACGTGTCGAACGCGCCGCATTCAGGAAACGCTCATAAGGCATGATCAAGGCGCCGGCGAAATAATTGGCAAGCGCGATCCTGGTGATGCCGGCCGCGCCGCTCGCCCGGAAACCGGCCTCGGCGATGATCGCCTCGAATGTATCGCCTTCCTCAAGATGGGCGATCTGATGCGCAATCAAAAACGCCCGGCTCGTCGGATCGAGACCATCCCGGATCGAGAGCACGCGGCCGACGCGATCATAGCGGCGCATGAAGCGCGAGGTCGGCTCGACCTTTTCGCATTCGACGCGCACGGCATGGCGGCGCAAGAGATAATCCGCGAGTTCGTTGACTTTCGTCCCCTCGCCGATGCCGAGTTCTTCCTCGGCGATTCGCTCAGCCGCGACATCGAGCACATCGATGTAATTGCCGCGATAATGGAAGAAATCCCGGACTTCCTCGTAAGGCAAGAGCATGCCGGAATCCGAGGCCGTGCCCGCCGGCCGATGGAGGATGTCCTCATCGTCCATCGTCTGCATGCGTTCATTGGTGCGGCGAAAAGCCGTATGCAATTGGAGAAAGGCATGTGCGAACCAGGACGCATTGCCAGCGATCATCTTCAGATCCTGACCACTGGGCGTCAGTCCTGAAAAGAGCGGATCGGCCAGGGCTTCCTTGAGATCGCCGATGAGGCGATCGGTATCTTCCTGCGCAAATTCGCTGAGATCGACGGAAAAGGATTGAGCGAGACTGAGCAGGACAGAGGCGGAAAGGGGACGCTGGTTATTTTCAATCTGATTCAAATAACTAGGCGAGATCCCAAGACGCTCGGCAAAGGCGCCTTGAGTCAGGGCGTGAGCCTCCCTGAGGCGTCGGATCTGGGTTCCGGCAAAAAATTTTTGACGCATTTCGCATTTGTAACATTGCGAAGGTCATTTGCAAGCAATTTGCAAATCGGCCCTTTTTTTAGGGATTCATCCCCTGGTTTTTTGTAAAGCCTACCTAACGACATTAGTCGTTCGATGGAGGTCACCATGAATCCTGCTTCCGTGACATTGCAGTCAATCGAGAAACCGGGTCTCCCACTCGTGTCCAAACCTCTCCCCAAAGGAAAGATTTTCATTGTTCATAGCGTGCCGCTGATGCGCCTCGCTATCGAGACCATCCTCAGCAAGGCCATGCCCTTGGCTGGTCATGCCATTTTCAGCATGTCGCATGCTGAAAACGACAGCCTCGGTCAGGCTACTTCTGGCGATATCGTCATTTGCGACATCACCACCTGGACTGTGCTGGAAAAAGAAGCTGATTCCGCGCACCAGCCCCATCTTCACAATCGCGGGATCGCCGTGGCGATCGTTGCTTCTCCGGATCAGACCGGCACCCGCCTGCTCGAGACACGGGGTGTCTCTGGCGTCATCCATCCCGATGCTGAACCGCAGGCCTTTATCGACATGGCCGGCGATCTTCTGGCAGGCCGCCGCTCCATTTCCAAATCTCTCAATGCCGCTCCGCATGCCGCGGGCCTCGGTCGCCTTTCGAATCGCCAATTCGAAATTCTCGAATTGATGACGAGAGGCCTGCTCAATAAGCAGATTGCCTGGGAACTTGGTCTGACCGAGGGCACCGTCAAGAGCCATGTCTCGGCCATTTTAGAAAAACTCGGTTGCGACCGCCGCACTCAGGCGATCACTGCTTTCATGCAGAGCCTTGGCGTTGGCCGTTCTTCCACGATCGCCGCCTAACCTACCGCTTTTTCCCCAAGAATAGCAGCGTGATCGGACCGAATGAGGCCGGGCTCTTTATTGCTCATCAAAATTATATCTTATGCCCAAAGATACATTTTCGGGCAAATGCTCTAAATTTCAGCAAACGCCATCGGATTCCCCCTGAAAGCGGCACTCCCTTTTAGGGTCGATGGTCTGGCTTTTCGCATGTGCCAAGCTGGATAAGCTCTATCCTAGCTTAGCACATGCGTTTTTTATGCCATTTTGTGCCCGGGTGCAGAATTTATTTCCCGCACCTCGGGCCTATTTTCTCAGGCTACCAGGCTCTGTTCTCCGCTTTCGCGCAGAACGGTGGCAATGGCTTCCGCCACAATATCGAGATTGGCCTTATTGAGAGCGGCAACGCAGATGCGACCGCTGTCCAGCGCATAGATCGAGAAACGGCTGCGCAACATCTCGACCGCTTCCTTCGACAGGCCCGAATAAGAAAACATGCCGCGCTGGCGCGTGATGAAGCTGAAATCGCGATCAGGGACCTGGACGCGCAGACGCTCCGCCAGTCCCTCGCGCATGGCTTTAATGCGATCGCGCATCAGGGCCAATTCATCGTGCCAGAGAGCAGTAAGGCCCGGCTCATTCAGGATCGTGGCAACGGTAGCGCCGCCATGGCTTGGCGGGCTCGAATAAGTGGTGCGCGCGATCCGCTTGATCTGGCTGAGAACTGGCCCGCGCTCGGCGGCGCCGCCGGTCACGACGGCAAGGGCACCGACGCGTTCGCCATAGAGCGACAAGGATTTCGAGAAGGAAAAGGAGACCAGAAACGGCAGGCCAGCTTGCGCGAATGTATCGATCGCCACGCGATCTGCGTCGAGGCCGTCGGCAAAGCCGAGATAGGCCGCATCGAGGAAGGGAATGACGCCGCGCTCAGCGGCAAGGGCTTGAATCTCCGCCCATTGGTACGGCTCGAGATCGAGCCCGGTTGGATTATGGCAGCAGGCGTGCAGAAGCAGGATGTCGCCGCTCGGCAAAGATGACAGGGTCTGAATCAGGCCAGCGAAATCAAGGCCGCCATCGGCGCGATAATAAGGATAGGTTTCGACCTCGAAGCCGGCGGCGGAGAAGAGAGCGCGATGATTTTCCCAGCTTGGATCGCTGATCCAGATGCGCGCGGAGGGATTGGTGGTGCGCAGAAAATCGGCACCGAGCTTGAGCGCGCCAGTGCCGCCGAGCGCCTGGACGGTGACCAGCCGCTCGTCGAGCGAGGGACGCTCTCCGCTGAAGATCAAGCTGGCGACGGCATTATCGAAAGCCGCGATTCCGTCGATTGGCACATAGCTGTGCGGTCCCTTGCGGCGCAGCAATTCTTCCTCGGCTTGCTGCACGCAATCGAGAAGCGGAACGTGACCGTTCTCGTCGAGATAGACACCGACTCCGAGATTGACCTTTCGCGGCGACGAGTCCGCCACAAAAGCCTCGGTAATGCCGAGGACGGGATCGCGGGGCAATTGCTGGACATGAGCGAAAGGCGACGACAAGAATTCAATTCCCGGGTTTTGCGTCCCTGCCTATCAAGAACGCCGAATTATCCATGGGTTTAACTCCGGCATTGGCGAATGCCGAAGGCAACAGGTTCATGAAAGCGAAGGTATGAGGCTTCTAACATTGCAGAGACCTGGTGTGTCTCCCGAACACCAGGCTGTCTCGACAAAGGCACCGCTCGGCATCAAGCTTTTCAAGGCTTTTGAAGGAGCCACGCTGTCAAGTAAAGAAATTTACTGCATCCTCGTCGCTGGGGCAAATGACCTTTTGTCGCGTTTCTGAAAGATGACGCGATTTATGGGGCGCCATGGCGCGCTCCCATATCCAACCCAGCAGGGGCATTTTGGTTATGCTCTATTTTGCCCGTGCGGCGAGCTTGGCCGGATGGTTCGTTGTCGCCACGGCGGTCGCCGGATGCGTCGCGGCATTGATGACAGCCTGTTTGAAGGCGCCCTCTATCGAGACAGCAAAATTATAATGCGTGTTTGAGAAGGGGGCTGAATGGAACGGCTTATCGCTGCGCCACCCGACCAGAATGGCACCGATGACCGGCTTGTCGGCGGTGGTGACGACCGCGCCTCCCGAGGCCCCGTCGCCCGTTTCGCAATCAAAGGAAAATTCACGCGTTCCCTCGCTGCCGATCGAGAGCTGATCGTGAAGGTGGCATTTTTCCATCGACAGGCGGTGTCCGTCTCCCCAATCGATATGGCCGCGCGCCACGAATTCGACGGGCTCATTGTCGTGAACGGTTTCGGCAAGGCTGAACGGAACGGCACCTTCGATGGGATAAGCGAGACGGGCGACGGCCCAATCATGCACCGCGGCGATGGAATAGGGGTCCTTGGAACCAGCGACGACGGATTTGAGATTGATCGGCACACTGACCGGCTTACCGTCCATTTCGATGATGAAAGAGCAGTTTTTGGCGCGCGGCCGGCCGTGCTCGTCGAAGAGGACATGAGCTGCCGTCGTCACCACATCATTGGTCAAGGTGAGCTGACCGGCGCCATGGGCTTGCCCGCATTCGATCAAGCCGGAAGACACGAAATCACGGCGCAGATGATCAGCATCGAGCCGATAATCGGCGGCGAAATCATCCACGCTGCGGCGGCTGTTGCGACCGAAAACCACGACCGGAACGATTGGTGCCGATTGGAAATGCGTAAGATCTTTTTGCAGAAAAGGCGCGGCCCGAAGTCTGGGCGATCCGGCGAGTGTCAGAACACAAGCCATGGCCAGGAGCACTCCAACCGTGACACCCTTTCCACCTCTCATTGGCGAACCTTTCCCGATGCGATTTGTTGCGTGGCTTTGAAGCCATTGGCGCAAACCGGATGGAGGCCCAATGGCAGATAGTCTTTCGCGCCGCCGGTCGATCCTCAAACGAGGCATCCCCTTTTGCGCGGGCATACGGATCGTCAGCGGAATGTCCGCTTTGTCTTCCCTTAAGGGAAGGTCTTCTTCCGTGACAAATCGTCACCGATCGGGTGAGACACCAAGGTTCGGCCTGCTGGTCCCGCCGAATAGGCAGCATCCCACCGAATGGTTAATGATTTCACCCGGGCATTCAAGGCTAGGGCATCAAACCAGAAATCGCCAAACATCGCCGAGCCGCCGCTTGTCTTTCGACCATGAGTTTCGGGCCAAATTTCGGCATGACAGCGCACCTGCGACATCATACCGATAAAATCCCCTCGCTTTCGCCGTCAGAGTCGCTGGCCCCACGATAAACCGGTTGCATAAATATAGAGCCAAGCTTCCGGTGATGACCCTGCGATCTCTTCGTGTCTCGCCTGACGTAGCGCTAAGCAGGAATAGTGCCGGATGCTCACCTTCTCTCCTTTTGGGCTCTCTTTTCGGGCCGCAAGCTGGCGCTCGCATCAAAATGCACGGGTATCGAGAATCACGGATTCTCGATACGTCACTTTTCAAACTTATCCACTAGCCCTCATTGAAGCGCGACAAGTCGCCTTCAATGAGGGTGGATACTATGGCAGGCGATTCCATTCCAAAATTATGGCAGTTTCCAACTTCGAGCGCGGCCTTTATCCCTTCTCCTTGAAAAACGCTAAGGCGAAAAAAGCGCCAAGGTGAAAAGGTGCCAAGGTTTTCGACAAAATGACCCGGGAGGTTTTGTGTCCGCCCTTCTTCTCGACCGTTACAAGGATAAAATCGCACAAGGCTTTCTCGAACCTGACCCGGCGCAGGTGGAAGTGCTCGGCAGACTCGATGATTTGCGGGAAAGGCTCGAAGGCTATCGCTTGCCCCGGCGTTCGACGCCGCTTGGCTGGCTTCTGGGCAAGAAACCGACGCCCGGGCCGCGCGGCCTCTATGTTTGGGGGCCGGTCGGGCGCGGCAAAACCATGATCATGGATCTGTTCTTCGAGACGGTCGCCGTCGAGCACAAACATCGCTTGCATTTCAACGAATTCATGGCCGGCATCCACGCCCGTATCCATGCCTGGCGACAGGATCTGAAAAAGGGTCTCGTTAAGGGTGATGATCCGATCGAGCCCGTGGCGCAAGTCGTGGCGGAGACGACCGCCTTGCTGTGTTTCGATGAATTCACCGTCACCGATATTGCCGATGCGATGATCCTCGGGCGCCTGTTCGAGGCCTTGTTCGCCCGTGGCGTGGTGATTGTCGCAACCTCCAATGTCGCGCCGGGTGATCTCTATACCAATGGACTCAACCGGGCCCTTTTCCTGCCCTTCATTCGGTTGATCGAGGAGAGGATGGAACCGGTGCGTCTCGTTGCGCGCACCGATTACCGGCTCGAAAAACTGCAAGGCCAGCCTGTCTATTATGTGCCCGCCGATGCGCGCGCTGACCTTGCCATGACGAAAGCCTTCAAGGCTCTGACGGGTGTCGAGCAGGGCGATCCGATCTCGCTTGAATTGCTCGGCCGCAGCCTTCGCGTGCCGCAGGCCAAGGCCCATGTGGCGCGCTTCGATTTTACCGATCTTTGCGATGCGCCGCTCGGGAGCACCGACTTTCTCGCCATTGCGACGAATTTCCATAGCGTGCTCATTGATCGGATTCCGATCATTGCATCGGATCGGCGCAACAGCGCCAAGCGCTTTATCCTGTTGATCGATGCGCTTTATGATCAGCATGTGAAACTGATCGCCTCGGCGGCGGCGCAGCCCATCGACCTTTATTTTGCCGAGCGGGGAACCGAGGCTTTCGAATTCGACCGAACCGTCTCGCGGTTGATCGAAATGCAATCGTCTTCCTATCTTGCCTTGCCGCATGGCACGATCGATTCGCAGGCCTCCGGTGTCTCGACGGGACTGGTCGAAACCTGATGCATAGGGTCGCGGGGGCGCCTGGATAGGGTGCTGCCTCTCGACAAGCAGGATTTTGCATGACCTGATGGTTGCACCCGAACCATCCCTGCAGAACCCGCCGTGCCCGGATCTCGATGCGCCCTCGCCAGCCACCCCAGACAGTGCCGACTACCGATGTCCGCATTCTCGACATAGCGGCCGAGCATATTCGCCGGCATGGTCTTGCCCGGATGACGGT contains:
- a CDS encoding trypsin-like peptidase domain-containing protein; this translates as MRGGKGVTVGVLLAMACVLTLAGSPRLRAAPFLQKDLTHFQSAPIVPVVVFGRNSRRSVDDFAADYRLDADHLRRDFVSSGLIECGQAHGAGQLTLTNDVVTTAAHVLFDEHGRPRAKNCSFIIEMDGKPVSVPINLKSVVAGSKDPYSIAAVHDWAVARLAYPIEGAVPFSLAETVHDNEPVEFVARGHIDWGDGHRLSMEKCHLHDQLSIGSEGTREFSFDCETGDGASGGAVVTTADKPVIGAILVGWRSDKPFHSAPFSNTHYNFAVSIEGAFKQAVINAATHPATAVATTNHPAKLAARAK
- a CDS encoding helix-turn-helix domain-containing protein, producing MRQKFFAGTQIRRLREAHALTQGAFAERLGISPSYLNQIENNQRPLSASVLLSLAQSFSVDLSEFAQEDTDRLIGDLKEALADPLFSGLTPSGQDLKMIAGNASWFAHAFLQLHTAFRRTNERMQTMDDEDILHRPAGTASDSGMLLPYEEVRDFFHYRGNYIDVLDVAAERIAEEELGIGEGTKVNELADYLLRRHAVRVECEKVEPTSRFMRRYDRVGRVLSIRDGLDPTSRAFLIAHQIAHLEEGDTFEAIIAEAGFRASGAAGITRIALANYFAGALIMPYERFLNAARSTRYDVERLCLMFGASFEQIGHRLSTLQRPNARGVPFYFVRIDRAGNILKRHSSTRFQFARFGGTCPLWNVHEAFEMPNRTLVQIAEMPDGVRYLCVARSATKSVGSHLAQPRHYALGIGCEISYAHDVVYSDAIDLKTTPVAKIGVSCRICERTDCPQRAAPPIDRGLLVDPDRRDFVPFRFT
- the zapE gene encoding cell division protein ZapE; this encodes MSALLLDRYKDKIAQGFLEPDPAQVEVLGRLDDLRERLEGYRLPRRSTPLGWLLGKKPTPGPRGLYVWGPVGRGKTMIMDLFFETVAVEHKHRLHFNEFMAGIHARIHAWRQDLKKGLVKGDDPIEPVAQVVAETTALLCFDEFTVTDIADAMILGRLFEALFARGVVIVATSNVAPGDLYTNGLNRALFLPFIRLIEERMEPVRLVARTDYRLEKLQGQPVYYVPADARADLAMTKAFKALTGVEQGDPISLELLGRSLRVPQAKAHVARFDFTDLCDAPLGSTDFLAIATNFHSVLIDRIPIIASDRRNSAKRFILLIDALYDQHVKLIASAAAQPIDLYFAERGTEAFEFDRTVSRLIEMQSSSYLALPHGTIDSQASGVSTGLVET
- the cobU gene encoding bifunctional adenosylcobinamide kinase/adenosylcobinamide-phosphate guanylyltransferase; translated protein: MNPFPASPIRSLFILGGARSGKSFYAQRLAETSGLRPVMIATAEAHDAEMAERIARHKSERGPLWGLVETPLALCETLEQNAHPASILLVDCATLWLSNLFFHEAEIDTAVANLTATILKLSGPLIIVSNEVGQGIVPDNALARKFRDAQGRLNQALAQVCEGVVLVSAGLPLTLKPAPQPAPLWRF
- a CDS encoding helix-turn-helix transcriptional regulator, with amino-acid sequence MNPASVTLQSIEKPGLPLVSKPLPKGKIFIVHSVPLMRLAIETILSKAMPLAGHAIFSMSHAENDSLGQATSGDIVICDITTWTVLEKEADSAHQPHLHNRGIAVAIVASPDQTGTRLLETRGVSGVIHPDAEPQAFIDMAGDLLAGRRSISKSLNAAPHAAGLGRLSNRQFEILELMTRGLLNKQIAWELGLTEGTVKSHVSAILEKLGCDRRTQAITAFMQSLGVGRSSTIAA
- a CDS encoding aromatic amino acid transaminase; protein product: MSSPFAHVQQLPRDPVLGITEAFVADSSPRKVNLGVGVYLDENGHVPLLDCVQQAEEELLRRKGPHSYVPIDGIAAFDNAVASLIFSGERPSLDERLVTVQALGGTGALKLGADFLRTTNPSARIWISDPSWENHRALFSAAGFEVETYPYYRADGGLDFAGLIQTLSSLPSGDILLLHACCHNPTGLDLEPYQWAEIQALAAERGVIPFLDAAYLGFADGLDADRVAIDTFAQAGLPFLVSFSFSKSLSLYGERVGALAVVTGGAAERGPVLSQIKRIARTTYSSPPSHGGATVATILNEPGLTALWHDELALMRDRIKAMREGLAERLRVQVPDRDFSFITRQRGMFSYSGLSKEAVEMLRSRFSIYALDSGRICVAALNKANLDIVAEAIATVLRESGEQSLVA